In Reinekea thalattae, a genomic segment contains:
- a CDS encoding cation diffusion facilitator family transporter: protein MNELNSQQRYKIINRVNWVCTLVDALLSALKLSVGVMARSPGLIADGLHSLSDLATDIFALILSKFSQKGPDDDHAYGHARYETIGTAIIGTALIVAALSIGFENIAALAHGDTLEPSLLALITVGVSVIIKEVLFHYTIRWAKASRSSLLEANAWHSRTDSLSSVAVFIGIACSLFGFALVEYISAILVAIVIGHMGIKLAWNALLDLTDRGVPTDKIASYAATLESIPDILDAHQLRSRLMGSDVIIDAHIQVLPKISISEAHQINDFAVQAIRENHPEVTDVTLHIDFENDSLPSKTRLEPKRQEVEALLKACDIDRYQQLGLHYAKNKIEIELQYDSDVVLTSIKSRCEALESRIEWIRSIRIYQAMSD from the coding sequence ATGAACGAGCTCAACAGTCAACAACGCTATAAGATTATTAATCGTGTCAATTGGGTATGTACTCTGGTCGATGCCCTTCTTTCTGCACTGAAGCTATCTGTTGGCGTCATGGCACGCTCTCCTGGTTTAATCGCAGATGGGCTACACAGCTTATCGGACCTTGCAACCGACATATTTGCCTTAATCCTGTCTAAATTCTCACAAAAAGGCCCTGACGACGACCACGCCTATGGTCACGCGCGATACGAAACTATTGGCACGGCAATCATTGGTACTGCTTTAATTGTCGCGGCGCTAAGCATTGGCTTTGAAAACATTGCAGCACTGGCTCACGGCGACACCTTAGAGCCAAGCTTACTGGCATTAATCACCGTAGGCGTCTCTGTCATTATCAAAGAAGTCTTATTTCACTACACCATCCGATGGGCCAAGGCCAGTCGCTCCAGCTTACTGGAGGCTAACGCTTGGCATTCACGTACCGATAGCCTGTCTTCTGTCGCCGTCTTTATTGGTATTGCCTGCTCATTATTTGGCTTTGCGCTAGTGGAATACATCTCAGCTATTTTAGTGGCTATTGTGATTGGCCACATGGGCATCAAGCTGGCATGGAACGCCCTACTCGACCTAACAGACCGAGGCGTACCAACCGATAAAATTGCCTCTTATGCAGCAACGTTAGAATCCATACCTGATATTTTAGACGCTCACCAACTGCGCTCACGGCTGATGGGTTCTGATGTCATTATCGACGCTCATATTCAGGTATTGCCGAAGATATCGATTTCTGAAGCTCATCAGATAAATGATTTTGCGGTTCAGGCGATTCGAGAGAATCACCCAGAAGTGACCGATGTTACTTTACACATCGACTTTGAAAACGACAGCTTGCCGTCAAAAACTCGACTCGAGCCTAAACGCCAAGAAGTTGAAGCCTTACTGAAAGCTTGCGATATCGACCGTTATCAGCAGCTTGGCTTGCATTACGCAAAAAATAAAATTGAAATTGAACTGCAATACGACAGCGACGTCGTACTAACCAGCATCAAATCACGCTGCGAGGCATTAGAAAGCCGGATTGAGTGGATTCGCTCAATCCGAATTTATCAGGCAATGTCCGATTAA
- a CDS encoding response regulator, whose translation MNSSVFSNQINILVADDHPLFRQALSEALSKTDYKIQISEAQTMAGTLEAADQGDLDLILLDLKMPDSVGLMGLIELREKHPEIAVAVVTANESSQTMRKVKSAGANGYLIKSMELDSLVEALNSLLKGEQYFALEGVIDQADVDDDIEAMSKLSSLTPQQQNVLSLISRGYLNKQIAYELSIKETTVKTHVSEIFRKLGIFNRTQAAIFNQYLNVPE comes from the coding sequence ATGAACTCAAGTGTATTTTCTAATCAAATTAATATTTTAGTAGCCGATGATCACCCTCTTTTCCGACAAGCCTTATCAGAAGCCCTATCTAAGACCGACTACAAGATTCAAATCTCTGAAGCCCAAACGATGGCAGGTACTCTTGAAGCTGCGGATCAAGGCGATCTCGACCTGATTCTGCTAGACCTAAAAATGCCAGATAGCGTTGGCCTAATGGGTTTAATCGAGCTAAGAGAAAAGCACCCAGAAATCGCAGTTGCCGTAGTAACCGCCAATGAATCCAGCCAAACCATGCGTAAAGTGAAATCGGCCGGAGCCAACGGCTATCTGATCAAATCAATGGAACTGGATAGCCTCGTTGAAGCGCTCAATAGTCTTTTAAAAGGCGAGCAATACTTTGCCCTAGAAGGCGTTATTGATCAGGCCGATGTCGACGATGATATCGAGGCCATGAGCAAGCTTTCATCACTGACACCTCAGCAACAAAATGTCTTAAGCCTGATCAGCCGCGGCTATCTCAATAAGCAGATTGCTTATGAGCTCAGCATTAAAGAAACCACCGTCAAAACACACGTTTCAGAAATTTTCCGTAAGCTTGGCATCTTTAATCGAACTCAGGCCGCCATTTTTAATCAGTACTTAAATGTTCCTGAATAG
- the flgN gene encoding flagellar export chaperone FlgN: MVTQNFTQLQEVLKETLLIAREFGELLFNEKKQLTSKDREEINALLPQKELLINQLAGMQTTILGFCEASKIEPSYSALRAYLYRLGVPTADAILEDWTQLKNQLIKNQALNKTNQAILNELIRRNQIKQQIVHNLGRQTDTYSAKGQQTNYANRGWVEQV; this comes from the coding sequence ATGGTTACTCAAAATTTTACCCAATTGCAGGAAGTACTAAAGGAAACACTCTTAATTGCACGTGAGTTTGGGGAGCTACTCTTCAACGAGAAGAAACAACTGACGTCGAAAGATAGAGAAGAGATCAATGCTCTACTCCCTCAAAAAGAGCTATTAATTAATCAGCTTGCTGGTATGCAAACCACCATTCTTGGTTTTTGTGAAGCCAGCAAGATTGAGCCCAGCTACAGCGCTCTCAGAGCCTACCTCTACCGTCTTGGCGTACCGACGGCAGATGCCATCCTTGAAGACTGGACCCAGTTAAAAAACCAACTCATCAAGAACCAAGCCCTAAACAAAACAAACCAAGCTATACTGAATGAACTTATTCGTAGAAATCAGATAAAGCAGCAGATTGTGCATAATTTAGGCCGGCAAACAGATACCTATTCAGCAAAAGGCCAACAAACGAATTACGCCAATCGCGGCTGGGTTGAACAGGTCTAA
- the flgM gene encoding flagellar biosynthesis anti-sigma factor FlgM: protein MAININSTNTTQVGANKTAKQSAPEAELTAKSGNGTNPASSGDVVELSDRGRVMESLESSIQSLPDVNQEKVDNIRNAITNGEYEINYDKLASAFRQFENEL, encoded by the coding sequence ATGGCAATTAATATCAATAGCACGAACACCACTCAAGTTGGTGCTAACAAAACAGCAAAGCAAAGCGCTCCAGAAGCTGAGCTGACGGCAAAAAGCGGCAATGGCACAAATCCTGCTAGTTCTGGTGACGTAGTAGAACTTTCGGATCGTGGCCGCGTGATGGAATCGCTTGAAAGCAGCATCCAAAGCCTGCCAGATGTTAACCAAGAAAAGGTCGACAACATTCGAAATGCTATTACGAACGGCGAGTATGAAATTAATTATGACAAGCTCGCGTCGGCATTTCGTCAGTTCGAGAATGAGCTTTAA